The Pseudomonadota bacterium region AATTCGAACTTAATTTCACTTCTCACCCACTCAGCGCCTTTGAGAGAGACAAGGTTTTTGATCCATTTCCTACAATCCAATTGGTGAAGGTTATCGATCTCTCCGGCTGACATACCATTTCGCCGCTTTTTCCAATCCATTCTTGACAGGGTATTCAGGGTCGTAGCCAAGAAGACTCTTCGCTTTACTAATATCTGCGAGGGAATGGCGAATATCGCCCGATCTAAAATCCTTGTAAACAGGATTAGCCTGCAACCCTTTATGCCCGGATGCTGACACAAGAGACCGAATCATCATAAAAAGTTCTGTTAGTGTGGTTCGCCCGCCATAAGCAATATTGTAGACATTGCCCACCGCTTCAGTGTTTTCCGTACAACCGGCAAGGAGGTTGGCCTGTACTACATTTTCCACAAAGCAGAAATCCCGGCTTGTTTCACCGTCACCATTGATATATATTTCTTCCCCGGTTATCAAGCCTGCAAACCATTTTGGCATAACTGCAGCGTACGGACCATTCGGGTCCTGCCGGGGACCAAAGACATTAAAATAGCGGAGTCCTATGCACTCCATCCCATAGACACGCGTAAAAACCTCAGCATATTTCTCATTTACCTGCTTCGTCACAGCGTAGGGGGAGAGAGGATTGCCGATTTGATCTTCAACTTTAGGCAGCGCCGGATGATCGCCATAGACAGAGCTTGAAGTGGCAAACACAAACCTATTAACGTTTGCGTCCCTGGCTGCAACAATCACATTAAGAAAGCCTGTAAGATTGTGTTCGTTCGTCGCGATGGGGTTCTCTATGGATCGGGGCACAGAACCGAGGGCTGCCTCGTGAAGGACAATGTTGACACCACTGCACGCTTTCCGACACGTCGCCAAATCCCTAATATCGCCTTCAATAAAGGTGAAGTTGCTCCACTGCCCGGGAGGAACAAGTGATTTAACCTCTACAAGGTTGCTCATGTGCCCGGTGAGGAAGTTGTCCAATCCAACAACCCGCTGGTTTAATTTGAGAAGGGCTTCAAGGAGGTTAGAACCGATAAAACCCGCCACACCGGTGATAAGCCAGGTTTTGGGGTTTTGTTTTAGCTTATCTTTTACATTCTCATATTCGCTCATATTTTATAGTTTCCTTTGCGGTTAATGTGGATGGTGGATGTGATAGCTCATAGTTCGTAGCTCATGGCTCATGGCAACAGAAAGATCAACCCTTAATGGATGAAATTAGCGAAAAGATCATTTTACCGATTTGATTTCCAAGCTTTTTCAGTTCAGTAAGTTGGTTTTCGTTTATCCACGCATTTTTATAGAAAATGATCAAAAGGGTAATCGTTTCAAAGAGAGAACCTCTTGCAATATATAGGAACTGAACAAATTCTTTTTTAGAATATCTTCCTTTACCTTCTGCGATATTTAGGGCTATTGACGTACTTGCTGACTCCAGTTGCTCAATAAGACGATAATGTTTCCTTTCTGTCTGAAGATTTTCGATAATATTTATAACTCTTAAGGAAAAATCAACAGCCTTCTGCCAGACTTCAAGGTCTTCAAAGCTGAATTTTGTATCATCCATGATTTTTCACTATGAGCTATGAGCTTCCTTTCATTTCTTCTTTCAATCTTCTTATATGTCCTCTCCCCAATCCCTTAACTTCGCAGCCCAACTGAAGATACCGTTTAATCTTTTCATCGTCGAGGATACCGAAGCAATCAACAACAGCTATGGGTTTTTGGGCTAAGCCCACAATCTCATCAGGATCAAGATTCAGGTATTCTTCATGACGAACAGCAAGTACAAGGACATCAATGTCTTTAAGGGCAGATTTAAGATCGTTTAAGACCACAAGATCGTTTAACCTCTTCTGATTCCTGAAAAAAACACTTTTGTTGTTATCGGGATATGATTCCTGGTTGGTAAATTCCCACCATTGCTCTACATAAGGATCGTGGACCCGTATCTCTGCACCCATCTCTGTAAGTCTGCGGATGAGTATCTCCGAACCGCTGTAACGTGTATCACCTACATCCTCACGATAAGAGGCACCGAGGACCAATACCTCTGCATTTGCTATGGGTTTGTTCATATTCCGAAGGGCATCGCGGACAAGCTGGGCCGCATGAAGTGCGCGGGTATCATTAATATCTATAGCAAGCGGTGTTATCTTAAAAATATCGTCTTCAAATCCGAGGATATGTTTATATGCCCATATACCGAGACCGCCGTCTTTTGGAAGGCAGTAGCCGCCAATGCCGGGACCGGGGAAGATCATCTTGATCGCCTTGATCACCTTCATGATGTCCACACCGTTCTGCTCGGCGAACCTGCTCCACTCATCGAGGAAGGCAAGTATGGTTGCACGGTAACTATTTTCAACAATCTTGGCCGTTTCCGATTCGATGGGGCGGTCAAGGACAGTAAGGGGGAATTTCTTAGTGTTGAGCACTTCATTCAGAAATTTTTCTACTCTCTTTCTTGACTCTTCATTGATACCGCTGCAGACACGCCAGAAATCCCTGATGGATGCCACGTAGTCGCGACCGGGCATAACCCGTTCATAACTGTGCGCAAGGAGAGGATCACTTTCGATACCACGCTGACGGAAGATCTTCTTCATAGCCGGGCGGCTTAATACGCCGGGCAATGATATCAAAGGATTCCTCCAGGGCGGTCATCTCAACATGCCCGGAACGAACATTTCCGAGCTGTGTTTTCGTATAATCGAGCTGGACATCGACTATCACGACATCCGCAAATTGCAGGACGTCATAGGTGAAGGTCGCCGTGAGGGTCTTCTTGTCGAGAACGCAGCGCCGGATCATGGGGTCTACTTCGGGATCTTCTGCTTTAACGGGAGAAATTCCCTCGTTGAGCTTTGGAATCTTCCAGTAACTGCGGAGACTGGGCCGCTGCATACCGATGACAAATTTGGAGGGAGCACCGGTATCGTCTATGGTATCGGCAACAATCGCTGCCATAACGGCGCCAACAAAACCGACGCCCATGACAACAACAATCTCCTGACCTTTTGAGTGGGCTTCGGAGACAAGCGCTTCGATTCGGGCGAGCTCCTGCTTGTAATCATCTTCGCTTGTTGGTAACGCGTATTGTGTTCCATCCGGCGCAATTGAGATATTATGGCTCATTCATTTCCTCCTTTTTTCGTTAAGTAATCGCAGATAATACATTCATTTGAAAGGCTTTTATTTTGTTGTTGTCAGGTCATTTCATGGCGGTCATTTTCGTCAACGCAAAGGAGGAGTGTCGGAGCTCCGACGCTATTTATCATTAAGAAGACAGGTGATTGCTGATGGGCCATAGGCAATGGGTTTGTAGAGTTTATAGGGTTAAGAGAAAACTGAAAATCTGGATAGTGGATGCCATGAAGGTAATGCGCATCGTGAAAGTGCAAAAAAAAACAAAGAGCAAATCTGCGGAGACCAGGTTTTGAGATTTAGCGTTTTGCGGGCTTTCGGGCGTGGGACACTCCGAATGATACCTCCTAATGCACGCAATGCTTCATTCACAGCGGTTGCATTGGGAAAAATTTGAATCACATCGGGTTCGAGAACCACCACGTTGCTTCCCTGCGCATACCGTTCGGCCGTCACTCCCCGTACCGCCTCGGAAAAGTCGTATTCCAGCCGCATTGTATCCTCATCAGAACGCGCTTGAAGAGTTTGTTTAGTTTTTTCCTTCTTCATATTGCCTCCGTTCTCGCCTGGTTGCCTGTCTGGCGCTGATCAACC contains the following coding sequences:
- a CDS encoding SDR family oxidoreductase — encoded protein: MSEYENVKDKLKQNPKTWLITGVAGFIGSNLLEALLKLNQRVVGLDNFLTGHMSNLVEVKSLVPPGQWSNFTFIEGDIRDLATCRKACSGVNIVLHEAALGSVPRSIENPIATNEHNLTGFLNVIVAARDANVNRFVFATSSSVYGDHPALPKVEDQIGNPLSPYAVTKQVNEKYAEVFTRVYGMECIGLRYFNVFGPRQDPNGPYAAVMPKWFAGLITGEEIYINGDGETSRDFCFVENVVQANLLAGCTENTEAVGNVYNIAYGGRTTLTELFMMIRSLVSASGHKGLQANPVYKDFRSGDIRHSLADISKAKSLLGYDPEYPVKNGLEKAAKWYVSRRDR
- a CDS encoding four helix bundle protein translates to MDDTKFSFEDLEVWQKAVDFSLRVINIIENLQTERKHYRLIEQLESASTSIALNIAEGKGRYSKKEFVQFLYIARGSLFETITLLIIFYKNAWINENQLTELKKLGNQIGKMIFSLISSIKG